A single Eulemur rufifrons isolate Redbay chromosome 9, OSU_ERuf_1, whole genome shotgun sequence DNA region contains:
- the LOC138392322 gene encoding olfactory receptor 3A1-like codes for MDPESGANGTAITEFILLDLVETLGLQPVVFVLFLFAYLVTVGGNFSILVAILVEPKLHTPMYFFLGNLSVLDVGCISVTVPSMLTRLLSHKQTVSYRACLTQLFFFHQLAGVDCFLLTTMAYDRFLAICRPLAYSTCMSQTVQRILVAVSWACAFTNALTHTVAISALNFCGPNVINHFYCDLPQLFQLSCSSTQLNELLLFGFGILMAGAPVILIVTSYVHVAAAVLRIHSAEGRKKAFSTCGSHLTVVGIFYGTGVFSYMRLGSVEASDKDKGIGILNTVISPMLNPLIYSLRNPDVQGALRRVLTGKRALE; via the coding sequence ATGGACCCAGAATCTGGGGCCAATGGAACAGCCATTACTGAGTTCATCCTGCTGGACTTGGTGGAGACACTGGGGCTGCAACCAGTGGTCTTTGTGCTCTTCCTCTTTGCCTACTTGGTCACAGTCGGGGGCAACTTCAGCATCCTGGTCGCCATCCTGGTGGAGCCCAAactccacacccccatgtacttcttcctgggAAACCTATCGGTGCTGGATGTTGGGTGCATCAGTGTCACTGTTCCCTCAATGTTGACTCGTCTCTTGTCCCACAAGCAAACAGTTTCCTATAGAGCCTGCCTCACACAGCTCTTCTTTTTCCATCAGTTGGCTGGGGTGGACTGCTTCCTGTTGACCACCATGGCCTATGACCGATTCCTGGCCATCTGCCGGCCCCTCGCCTATAGCACCTGCATGAGTCAGACGGTCCAGAGGATATTGGTGGCTGTGTCTTGGGCTTGTGCCTTCACCAATGCACTGACCCACACTGTGGCCATATCTGCACTCAACTTCTGTGGCCCCAATGTGATCAATCACTTCTACTGTGACCTCCCACAGCTCTTCCAGCTCTCCTGCTCCAGCACCCAACTCAATGAGCTGCTgctctttggttttggtatcctCATGGCAGGTGCACCTGTGATTCTCATTGTTACCTCCTATGTCCATGTGGCAGCTGCAGTCCTGCGAATCCACTCTGCAGAGGGCAGGAAGAAAGCCTTCTCCACATGTGGGTCCCACCTCACCGTGGTGGGCATCTTCTATGGGACAGGTGTCTTCAGCTACATGAGGCTGGGTTCAGTGGAGGCTTCTGACAAAGACAAAGGGATTGGCATCCTCAACACTGTCATCAGCCCCATGCTGAACCCACTCATCTACAGCCTTAGGAACCCTGATGTGCAGGGTGCCCTGAGGCGGGTGCTCACAGGCAAAAGAGCACTGGAATGA